The DNA sequence TTGGCTTGCACCTGTGCGTGCGCCGCTTTGCCCCTCTAAAGGGGTTTTGATTACAATGTGCATGTGTATTTCAGTCCATTATCCATGTCTGTTTGCATTCGGTCTGTTTGACCCGAGTTGTCAATAATAGTCGTTGTCGGttctgattttgtgtgtgtgtgtgacagcgaAGAGATGTTATCACAGGCACAGTGGAACCCACAGATGCTGAGTGTGAGTGGAACAGTGacaaggatgaggaggaggagctgtCTGTAAGTAGAGCTTTCAGCCTCTGGCAGTTTTAAATCTTCAAAGAAGACaaattaccccccacccccaatccaCAATGCAAGAGTTTCCAAGTGTCTTTAAAAAGAAGTCTGACAAGCCTCCATCAAAATACAGATAGGATATAAAtatacataaaatatatataaaatacacttAAATATACACACTATTGAAATAATGCTATTTTGGGGGTTTCTGTCTCGTGCAAGTGTGCAGAGTGTGACTTTTCCTTCCAAAAGATGACTAGGCTTCAGTCAACTTAATGTTGACAGCTTAGCATTTGTTGCTGCGTTGGGAAACTTTTCTGACCCCTCTATTGACTATGTCACCCCGCAAAAAGTAATTACCTACAAATCTAACAACTGATGTTCACGCCTACAAATAAATGGCAGCAACGCAAAGCTGGATACCTCCAGGTTACAAAAGTGAACTTGTGAATAGGAATGCGTTTTGGCTATTTTGTGCCATGTTTAAAACTGTCTTGACAACAGTGTCCTGTCCCTGCGATGTCAACACTTTGCTTGCTTCTAGTGCATGATAGGAATAGGCAGAATCATCGCACAAAGTGTGGACAAGTTTTGACCTCCCCTCGTAGTTTGTGGTCCAAAAAACATCTACTATGGGAAGTCAAGCTACTGTACAGCCACGTAAACATTCACTAAGCATCTCCTTCTGCATTATTCTGATCAATAAAATTGTTTAGTTTTCCTCATGGCTCAGGAAATGAAATCAAGTCAAATACCCTGCTTTAGTCATTGGTCAAATCAATAGGACTCATGTGCGAGTTAAGTCCCTCTtggtttttcattgaaaaaaaaaacagacttgcAAAATCGAGCCTCTATgttgtgatttatttgtttttgtccctcactgtttcaaaataagatttttGATTGTTCCCATTCTTGGTCCTCTTGCTGCAGGAgcagataaagaaaaaaatagctatTGACCCTGCTAAGAAGGAAGAGGCCACACCAATGGAAGACCCAAAAGGCATCCCGGACTTCTGGCTCACCATATTCAGAAACGCAGACATGCTCACTGATATGATCCAAGTACACGGAATTCTTCTTAACTTGTTGACCAGTATCTCGCAACACTTGTCTTAACGTTAGTGTTCACTGTTTGCCTTCTGCTAGGAACATGACGAGCCCATTCTGAAGCACCTGAAAGATATCCAAGTGACGTTTTCTGAACCTGGAGAGCCCATGGTCAGTATTGAGACGTTAAATGAAAAAGTCAATCCCAAATGTAACAGCAAGAGTTCTTGTTTTGCTCTTCCAGAGTTTCACACTGGAGTTCCACTTTGAGCCCAACGGCTACTTTAACAATGCTGTCCTCACTAAAGTCTACAAGATGAAGTCTGAGCCTGATTCTTCAGAGCCTTTTTCATTTGAGGGACCAGAGATCGTCGACTGTGGCGGGTGAGGCTGTGCACTTGGCAGGCTCTTTGGATTGTCACTTGGACTCTATAAAcccattttcattttggaaacaAAGATGACATAATTTGGATGTGCGCATATTGTTAAAGCAGAAAGAATTGCGAGGTTTGTTAAAATGCACGCAATCCGACTAAAGTGTAGTGaaaattacttttaaaaaaattgccatAGAAAGCAACTTTCCAGTCATATAGGTTTACATAGTGGGAGGAAGATTTCACAATGTTTCACATTCTCACATGAGATATTTTAGTTGTCTCCTACTGATCAATGAgaatagtcaagtcaactgtatttaacaACAACATAGACTGATCTAACATTTCAATTAACAATGGAGTCATTCAGCTTCAAGAGATATTTTGATTTTGCAATAAACTTTATGCCActcaggatttttgttttttttgtaggccGAGTAGATTGTTACATTTTGAATCCCAATTTTTGTATAAATGGTACTTGACCAGAacatgttgttcaatgtaattaaagtttttttttaaaccctcctTATCATGACCCTTTCGTTTGTAGAATAGTTTCAAGTGAGCTTTGTTTAAATTGCAGTGTTGTGCAAAATACAGTAGTGAATCTCTAACCATGTCATTGTATGCTAAAGTGTTACCTTATTGGAAGGCACGCTTTCCAATAATGCTGTAATTTGGTTGACCAGGTTGTCATACAATGGTGGGCTGTTATGTATgtgtaagaaaaaaagtaatcgCTTTATGGCACAAACCGTATTCTACAGACAAAAAGAGAAACAATTGTCGGGTGCCCGTTGCCGTACAATGTGATGGTCTACCGTGATGAAACAATTTTACCAATAaatgatgttttcttcttcccacAGCTGTGTGATAGATTGGCACAAGGGGAAGGATGTGACCGTGAAAACTGTCAAGAAAAAGCAGAAGCACAAAGGTCGTGGCACCGTGCGCACCGTCACCAAACAGGTTTCCAACCCCTCgtttttcaactttttcaacCCTGTCAAAGGTGAGTGCACAGAACTCATTTACCACGTGGTTTTATAGTCCTCAAAATTATGTTTTACACTACTTCTCATTTATTAACTCCACACATTTGGTAGCTTGGTTCTATCTTTACTTGCACATCTTTGAGCAGGACTCCTTTAAGGGGAGAGGAGTTAACATGCTACATGTCCACATTTGTCAAGTAACTCAGTGCGTTAAGCTAAACTCAACACCAGAGGTCGCCACACTTTGACCGTATTAGAACCAGGCCACTACTGGGTAGATGTTGAAACGTTGTCAGCTGTGTGGTAGTTCCCAAACTGGTGCAACTGCTTATTTCCTGTAATCACCATCAATTTAACCAGCAACCAACATGATAGCTGCCCCAACCTGTGTGCGTAATTTCTATATGTAGTCAGGCCAAGCGCCAGGCCATATCAAACTATGTCATATTTCCACATAATGGGCTGTTATACTGCTTCAGTGGGGATTCACGGTTTCAGATTTTTCTCCGTTTGTACATCAGACATGTTTGGGCAAGTTGTGTGGCTCTTCAGAGGCTGACCTGACATCTGATTTGTTAGCCCCATGTTTGTCTTCATGCTATCAAATTGTGATCGGAGAATGTGAATCGTGCTTTATTGTCTGCTCATGAGAAGGGCATGGGCTTCCTCGGACTATTTATCTGTTGCACCGCACGAGTTGCAAAGCTTACCTTACTCCAATTTAGTGCTGGAGTTTTGCTCTTTCCCTTGTAATTTGTCACGCCCAGCATTaagaaataattttcttttcccCACTGGGCAGAATGTCTCGGAGATGAATTAACATGGCAACATGATAAAATGAGGCATCTgacgaatattttttttctgtaaaaaagGAAACTCACACTGCTGTTTGTGGAAGCAGTGCACGTCAGTGGGGATACACTTTGAACTATGGAAGTTGTTCGAGAAAAATGGTTTCATcaaattgatttgaaatttgACGTCAATCTTGTGCATCAGTTGGAAGTTGCATGTATCCACGCTAGTAATTTATTTGAAATTCACTATGACTTCTTTGCTGGCCGTTATAAAAAGATGATTCAGACTGTTTATTTTCTTCCCCAGCTCCACCAGACGGTGGTGAAATGGTGAGTTGAGGTTACAATTCTCTGAGCAGTGACGTGAAGTGCACTATTTGGTTTGAACTGTTTTTGTTCTATATTTCCCCCCGCACCCAACCTAGGACGAAGACTCTGAGCTAGCTTTTGACTTTGAGATTGGTCATTTCTTCCGTGAGAGAATAATTCCCCGAGCAGTGTTGTATTTCACTGGAGAGGCAATGGAAGACGACGAGAGCGTAAGTAAAGATGTGATATTAGGTGCAATTAACATGATCTGATgtgtcgtgatttttttttttttgttgttttgtatttaatgcAGTTTGATGAGGAACTAGAGGAAAGCGATGAGGTTTGTCATTTTTCTCACTGGACATATTCACTGCACAATTCTGAGATGTGATTGAAAGAGCTATTTACGAATATTACAAATTTatttctgcattgtgaggccacTATAGGTCTTCTTATCTTACaatgaacaaatacaaatgtaGCTTTTATGAAGATAAAATCATCTGTCTTGATTGACAGTTTTAAATCTTGATTTTCAAACCACAGTTCCCACAGCTACACTGGTTTATTAGAAATGACACTGATGCAGTGTAGTTTTATGTCACTGAGGAAAGTTCTTAAAACATCTTCCCTAAATATGCAGTTTTGAGTACATTATCTCAACATTCGTTATGTGAATCAGGAgcaagatgaggaggaggacgacgacgacgacgatgacgacgacgagggAGACTTTGATCCGAGGGTCTGTATGAATCCATACATTATACGgtcatttacatattttaatgtcaGTACAGAGTGTTCTGTTTATGACGGTTACAATCTTACTTATATTTTTAGTAGTCTGTCACAAGCATACTGAGGCACCAGTAGTCATAActacaatatatacagtatatgtatggaAAAAACATTTCTAGGCCGTTGGCAACCTGTGAAGTGCAGCAGTAATATGAGTTGCCTTCTTCACTAATCACTCAAAGTAATTAACACCCGATTAACAGAGAACAGGAACCACACGTTGAGTTGAGCCCTGGATGCACAATATTGCTAAAtgccatgtttttaaaaaatgtatattttgctAGATCACTGGAAAGAACGTGCAGAaaagcaaaatttcaaattcagccagacttgtgtgtgtgtgtgtgtgtgtgtgtttgtgcgcgtgcatACACCCAACTTGAGACACTCGTGCTATCTCGGAACAAATTCTCAATGCCATGCTAACTGAATAGCCACCCCGTTTTCCAAATAATCCTAATGTAATTCCCACAGTACAGAGTGCGCCTAATTAAAAGCTAAAATAACTAAATTTAGCCATAAAAACAATGTGTACCCTAATTTGTGGACTACAAACCACACTTGAGTAAAGGCCGCAACAGCTCATTTTagccataaaaacaaaatgtgtacaTATATTCGCCGCTTTGGACTGATAGCTGTGTTTTTTCACTAGTACcacgcaaacaaaaaatatattttctgctttaaaaaatgaaagaatatcATTTTTGGACCAGTGAGGTGAGATTCAAATTCTACACTTTTGTGTATAATCACCTGTTAAATCCCTgcacagtggttgggaatcactggccTCAACTTCTGATTGTTCTTCTAAACCTTTAATACAAGAGTTTGAGGTAATTGATGTTTCTCTTGTTTACCAAGCGTTTTGTCTTGCCTCATTTGCTTGTGAAGTGCCTGCCCTGCAATAGCCGTTCAGAGTTGTGAAGGGCCATCATATACATGAACGAAATTAGCCAGCATTGTCATCGATTCATTTCTCTCTGAAGTACTCTGGCCCCTTTAATTGCCGAGCTTCTGCCTCATTTCTGAGGTGTCAGTCTCCTTGATGCTGAAAGTGTCGGTGTGATTGTGGAACATGTGCATGACAGTGTCTCTCCTCCCACCACAGGCCTAATCAATCATGCATTTCTAGGTAAGGAAGAGCTAAGGAAGGCCGCCCTCCCCATTCTGCGTTCTCCATCCATTCTAAATTGCCTGTATGGATCTTCAGACCTTTGCACTCACTTCTTTTGGCTTCTGTTTTCCTGTAATCAAGGGTTGTTTCGGTGGTAACTCGcatcctgctcctcctcttctttttttttttcctctgttttcTGTCAGGCTGCACCCAACACCCGTGCCGCACAGTCCAGGCTCTAATCGGTCGCATTTCCTTTTAGCTGCTTCTCGCTGTCAGCCAGTGGCTCTCTTGAAGCCAAACCGCAGTTGCTGCTTGTCTAAgttgtgtttgtgtcatgtttgtgtcATACAGAAAGAAGCGCCCGCCCAGCCTGCTGAATGCAAGCAGCAGTAACTGCAGTCAGCAATGCACAAGGAGACCTGCCATCCTTCAATTTAGCCAATCATCTTGTTGCCTGCCCCTCTTGTCCTCCTATGAACGGTCAGACCAACACAATAGATACCCACCAAactgaatttttgttttgtgcatgactttgtttttatttagccCACTCTTCTTTGTTTGGCTTCTTTCTCACTTCAAACGGAGGTGTCCTGGTAATTGCCATCTTTTGGTAAGATGGACTTTAGTACATTATTGTCAAGAATCTCATGAGGAAAAATGGAATGTAAAAGACCCAAAATTAAATGTTCATGGATCTGTTACTcaggggttttgttttgtttttaacatcaaCGTGAAAGTTGTTAATTCACCTCGGCACCGCTGAGCAATGTTGACTTTGGCTGGGCTTTGTTGTTGTACAATATATAACTAATTTAGTTTTCATACTTGTGCTTGTCATTGAATTATTTATCCTGGTTTCAGGCACCAGTTTGGTGATGTATTTCAGCAAGCCGCGTTGTGGAGGGTTAactcttattttaaaaaatagaataaaataactGCCATGTTCCAAGTTTGAACATTTAAACGTTATGGGATGGTGTTTAACGCGATACCGCAGTCAGATGCCAATTTTTAACAAACCATTTCACATAACGTGAGCACTTGAATGGACGCTACTATCACCGCCCTGCGAAAATAAAGCGCTTTATGCTTCCACTCAAGATCAGTCCAGTCAGTATCACAGCACAAGGGCAGACGGAAGCGAACTCTAacctttcaaaaatgttgacagtATGCAGGTTGTTTGGATGTTTTCTGCTCCCCAAACAAGCCAAATTGAATGTTATCTTCATGTATTATTTCCCCACTTCCACATTGTAATCACCATTTAAAGTTGCTCAAATATTTGTTGTATATGGGATTCTTTTTGAATAATTTGCTGAAAACAGTGTTGCCAATGTATTTTGCGCTGCCCTTCCAATTGAATTTGTTTGGTTTGGATCCCCCTGTTGGGAGGTCATCAGAAGCGGTCTCGATTGTATTGAGCTGGTTGCTTGCATCTGAGGCGTGGTTGTCCTACTCAAATGTATCACACGGGGTCCTGTGCTAACAAATGGCCTTAACTTATCTTGCTTTATTCTCTTCAATTTGTACAGAGTTAAGATATTCTATTAAAAGTTGTGCACCAATGagaagtgtgtgtctgtgaatgTCTTTAGATCATGCGGTTTAGCTACTCAGTTCAAATTCAAAGTGAAATCTGCAAATGTGTGTTAGATaacatcaggggtcaccaactttTTTGAAACGTAGCTATGTCTTGGTTACTGGTCAGTGATAAGGTGCACCAGTTTGATAGACGCTAAGAAAGTTTGGATCACATGAACCTTCTGTTAATGCTATTTGTGAAGATGCCGGTCATGTTATATCTCAATAGTTTggaaacaaaattgaaaatgcaaCGCTTCTGTAAAAATCTGCCGtagttgacattttcaagtgATTTCTTACACGATATTCAGTGAAAATCGTGTGCCCTCACTGGTGAGCTAATTTCCGGCTACGCGTGATCCTTGGGAGCTACCTATCTGTTGCCGGAGGTCACCATGTTGTGACCCCTGGACTACAAAGATGGAAAATTGCCGGATGATCCTAAAAATACGACACTCTTAAGCCAgttctgaaccaagtctgaaaagatgtttaaaaatgtctttgggagtgaatgagttaagttaaTTTGACCTTATTTCACCACTACCGAGTGCCCGTTCTTCCATTCTTTTGCACCAAACTCATCAGAGCCCGCCTTTTATCTCATGCACTGGGAGCATGGTCATGGAAGCATgcaattgtccaaaatgttgtGATACTATGATTTCGGGTCAACAGGAGACCGTAGCCCACCATCTGATGTATGACGTGTTCCAAAACATTGAAATAATTAACATCTTTAtccagaaataaaatgtatgtacTTGTCACCCGGGGTGACTGACCATTTttcacatgtcaacaagtagcaACCTGAAAGGAGTGGACCATGGTCTTGCTCACTCACAGCAAAGCCGACATCACCCTTGAAGAATTTGCTGCACTGCCAAGCATCATACAAGAGAACCAGAATGCCAGGAATTCTGTCCCGCAGATAGAGAAGAGAGTGTCCGCTCTTGTGAGAGACCTTTGTAATGCATCGTGGGAGATATGGCCAAGTGCTCTGAGGTTTCTGGAGGTGGAGGCGGCCTGAGCTTGTGTCTCATTTAGCAAGCAAGTTTTGTCCTTTCTTATGTCACCTTGTGCAGAATCACCTCTCAGATGGGTGTGTTCATATTAAAAACTAGTTGAGGTGACAAAATGAGACATCTGGCTCAGATCGACAACAGCGCAGTCCAGATTTTGTCAAAACACGTATTTGCTCAAATTGTAAAGATGTCAAGAAATGGGTTACCGCTTTATCAATAGCATTGGTTAAAAAGAAGCATTTTGCTACCAACCTTTTTTCTTCAAGAAGAAGCAACTTTCCCCTGTCAGCGGTCACCAGGATGCCGCTTCTAATTTCAGATAATGAATCTGAAATTAGATGTGCTAAGATATGTTTGATACCGTTTTGaaagcaatttttttactgcctgtttgtttttcctggctccttgtgaccagcgatttctgtttgtcCGTGTTCTCTTAAATAAGTATGTTTCTTTTGGATTTTGTTGGTGTCTACATTTGTGGGATTCAATCACCATTCAATTCGTCCACAAACTGAGTCAGTTACCTTCTGCACACAAAACTGTCCAGAAGGAGGACCATCTTCGGTCGCTCTTCAGCCTGCCCAAATCCACTCTTCAAACCAATCTACCAAGTCAAAAGAATTAACCCAACCTTGAATGAAAGTAAACCAATCTACTCAAAATACTCCTACCCAGCGAGTGGGATCAGGAAAACAacataggtttttttttaattattattttttgtgttgatacgttttttttttttaaattgagggaGGTTGCCCCCTGTACCTCAATCCAgcacaattcacagagggtgcTCTCTTCATCTCGAGCAGCTGCAGTCGCAGCCACTGTCGCGCTTTTTGGCTCCAAGGTGCACTTGGCAGCATTTCTGAACTgtttgaatgtgagcgtggagcAGTTGAATAAGTAGGTTTGTGTGTGACTCTTGTGTGCGGTCGGAAGCGATGCGAGCCAAATTGAGTTCCAGAGAGGATGGGGTGATAGAGGGTCACTTATGCAGATGACCTTGCTGTGACCTTCAGAAGTCAACGAGCGGGATGAAGAGCTCGTCGCTTGTGATTTTCTAGTTGCTGGTGTTGACATACGGGTCGCACTCTTATGCAGACGCTACAGTTAAATATGGTTTGTGATTGGATGTGTCTGCCATCATGGAGAGAGCCCTCAGCAGACCGGACATGCTGACTTTTCAgtctgagtttgtgaaaagacaACATTCGGCCAAACAATCAATATACATTTGCTTTTAAGTTCAACTcttgcgaacacacacacacacacacactgcacataTGCTTGGTGGTCTTCAATAAATGAAACGAATGCTGTGCACAGCTTTCATCAGAACAAAGGGAAGAGAAAAGCACGAGAGGAAAATGAACCGCTTGCAGTCCAAAGTATATCACAAAGTGAAGACACCAAGACCAGCAAAGTAGCAACCGAAGGTATTATTCTTTTAGGAAAGGCAAAAAGGTTAATTCTGTCATGCACTGGAAgatcatttcattgttctgtctgtctctgtaggtcgctggcatagatagatgaataaATATACATAAATTGGACTTAATGTATAAGCCTGATTTGGGAATTTAGATCATTTCCCGCAGCACACCGAATGATCTCTCTGGCACAATGGTTGCCACTCAGGTGGGCCTAGAGCTACTTTTGTCCAAGTATGTATTTGTAGTGTGCCACACGCTGTTATTTGTTGCCCTAGCTGTAGGTCAAGCACAAGGGCTAAACCTGTCAAGTGCAAAATCCCACCCACGGCCCCGCTTCCATCACGGATTACCTTCAATAATATAGAAATAGTCCACGTCGATCACATGATCTCCTTTCAGGCTTTGCGGACATTTCGTTGTATGGCAGGCGGGGAGACAGCAGACCTGCATAGCTGCCATTCTTTGACAAAGTCGCCGGAACAGGACCCGGGCAGATCTCGTCACAGTAGCTCTTGCCCGAGACTCGTCAATGTCTTCACTGAACGTAGCAAAGGAGGAAGTATCTTGCCTGCTTAATTACAGAGGCACGCCGCAATTAATGCAATTGTTATGACATTTAGGACATTTTGTGCCTAATGGCATTTCCGTTGCTGCAAGTGTCGGCAGTAATCGTCGACCTAAGtcagatcacaaaaaaaatgtcgcaAGAAAATCCAACACGTTTGATTACACCACTTGGATGCGAGTGCTATCatcgatatttttttcccagctgGATCTTCTGGTTACCAAGATGCATGATGTGCATTCTTCAAACAGGATGCGGAGGTGCTTGTATGTAATCACAGATAACATAACTGACTGCTGCGGAATGCGTGACAGAAGCTGcctatttatttgacttttttacaGTTCCTACAGCAACGCAATGTTTGACACACATCAGCCATTTGTTCTTTTTCCCACGCTGCTGAATGCCACgcgctcacacacgcacacgcgcacacacacacatgcacacacacacgcacacacacacgcacccacacacacgcacacaaacacacacacgttagcATACACTGGGTTTATCAGAACAATGCTTCAAATAGCTCCTGGAGTTTCATCGCGAGGGCATGTCACCAAAGAGCATAGGCACAGTTCTGACTTTACAACTGGTTTCCAAGTGTGTATGCacacgcgcgtgcgtgtgtgtgtgtgtgtgtgtgttcgtgtgtgtgtgtgtgtgtgtgtgtgtgtgtgtgtgtgtgtgcgtgcgtgtgtcacgTTGCAGCTGTTACCTACGGGCTCTGCTGTGCATGTCAGCAGACCGTCACGGCGCAAGCTCATCCACATTGCTGCCTATTGTTATCACGGCTATGTATAGCGCAGCAGGCTTTCATCGGATATTAGGATGTATGTAAGCACATGGCCTCCCACTGATTTATCAGCAATAATTTGTAGATTTCCAAAAGCCATGTGGAACTTTCTCGCGAAATGTATTCTGATCAAGCAAGAATGTTTTATGTGCGGATGCTTGTGTGGAAGTGGGAGTCGCTGCTCGGAATTGAAgctgatttacatgggacaggagatgtgagccaatctctttttttgtcaatggacgctacagcttcttgtttgctttcaaaacttcgcttgtagcagacgtgtgcacattttcagcatgacgtccctgatccactggtgaaagaacactttgatcctgtcctctttcatctataactgcttcaaacaaaaaagaGTATGCAgcaaagtggttaagattgaatgactgtctgtgtcttatgtgttgtgttgtattatttttgtcacgttgcgtggtggtggtggaccccaaaaagcaggcaggagagaggagcagggtatatttgaagatgtgtattgaataaaacacagaaaacaaaaacagcaaccaaagcatgacagtagcaaacgcaacaatgacccgacaccgagtgtgcgggcaggagtccttttatatgcctgattacctatgaccaacagg is a window from the Hippocampus zosterae strain Florida chromosome 3, ASM2543408v3, whole genome shotgun sequence genome containing:
- the nap1l4a gene encoding nucleosome assembly protein 1-like 4a isoform X4 encodes the protein MEVNKGKGEPGLQNPARQMDKPVHLHAVESMLPKAVKRRVHALKRLQVQCGNIEAKFYEEVHELERKYAALYRPFYDKRRDVITGTVEPTDAECEWNSDKDEEEELSEQIKKKIAIDPAKKEEATPMEDPKGIPDFWLTIFRNADMLTDMIQEHDEPILKHLKDIQVTFSEPGEPMSFTLEFHFEPNGYFNNAVLTKVYKMKSEPDSSEPFSFEGPEIVDCGGCVIDWHKGKDVTVKTVKKKQKHKGRGTVRTVTKQVSNPSFFNFFNPVKAPPDGGEMDEDSELAFDFEIGHFFRERIIPRAVLYFTGEAMEDDESEQDEEEDDDDDDDDDEGDFDPRA
- the nap1l4a gene encoding nucleosome assembly protein 1-like 4a isoform X3 translates to MEVNKGKGEPGLQNPARQMDKPVHLHAVESMLPKAVKRRVHALKRLQVQCGNIEAKFYEEVHELERKYAALYRPFYDKRRDVITGTVEPTDAECEWNSDKDEEEELSEQIKKKIAIDPAKKEEATPMEDPKGIPDFWLTIFRNADMLTDMIQEHDEPILKHLKDIQVTFSEPGEPMSFTLEFHFEPNGYFNNAVLTKVYKMKSEPDSSEPFSFEGPEIVDCGGCVIDWHKGKDVTVKTVKKKQKHKGRGTVRTVTKQVSNPSFFNFFNPVKAPPDGGEMDEDSELAFDFEIGHFFRERIIPRAVLYFTGEAMEDDESFDEELEESDEEQDEEEDDDDDDDDDEGDFDPRA
- the nap1l4a gene encoding nucleosome assembly protein 1-like 4a isoform X2 — protein: MEVNKGKGEPGLQNPARQMDKPVHLHAVESMLPKAVKRRVHALKRLQVQCGNIEAKFYEEVHELERKYAALYRPFYDKRRDVITGTVEPTDAECEWNSDKDEEEELSEQIKKKIAIDPAKKEEATPMEDPKGIPDFWLTIFRNADMLTDMIQEHDEPILKHLKDIQVTFSEPGEPMSFTLEFHFEPNGYFNNAVLTKVYKMKSEPDSSEPFSFEGPEIVDCGGCVIDWHKGKDVTVKTVKKKQKHKGRGTVRTVTKQVSNPSFFNFFNPVKAPPDGGEMDEDSELAFDFEIGHFFRERIIPRAVLYFTGEAMEDDESEQDEEEDDDDDDDDDEGDFDPRKEAPAQPAECKQQ
- the nap1l4a gene encoding nucleosome assembly protein 1-like 4a isoform X1, translating into MEVNKGKGEPGLQNPARQMDKPVHLHAVESMLPKAVKRRVHALKRLQVQCGNIEAKFYEEVHELERKYAALYRPFYDKRRDVITGTVEPTDAECEWNSDKDEEEELSEQIKKKIAIDPAKKEEATPMEDPKGIPDFWLTIFRNADMLTDMIQEHDEPILKHLKDIQVTFSEPGEPMSFTLEFHFEPNGYFNNAVLTKVYKMKSEPDSSEPFSFEGPEIVDCGGCVIDWHKGKDVTVKTVKKKQKHKGRGTVRTVTKQVSNPSFFNFFNPVKAPPDGGEMDEDSELAFDFEIGHFFRERIIPRAVLYFTGEAMEDDESFDEELEESDEEQDEEEDDDDDDDDDEGDFDPRKEAPAQPAECKQQ